One Camelus ferus isolate YT-003-E chromosome 21, BCGSAC_Cfer_1.0, whole genome shotgun sequence genomic region harbors:
- the ZNF687 gene encoding zinc finger protein 687 isoform X2: MGDMKTPDFDDLLAAFDIPDIDANEAIHSGPEENEGPGGSGKPEPSGGGESGEATAAAAGDGPGVSAQASDHGLPPPDISAVSVIVKNTVCPEQLECLAGSSGGEGARAGRMTKEGPVGPRLMQNGFGGPEPSLPGTPHSPAPPSGGTWKEKSMEGKASLDLFAHFGPEPGEHPDPLPPSAPSPPREGAMTPPPFPSPFELARENGPALLSPGSPPPLGALKQDSCSPLRPQGLARPGAGSSPEAMGIPDSTSPSQVAGVPFFKQSPGHQSPLASPKVPGCQSLKEEEDEGPVDKSPPGSPQSPSSGAEAADEDSNDSPASSSSSRPLKVRIKTIKTSCGNITRTVTRVPSDPDPPAPLAEAGFLAEASLLKLSPATPTPEGPKVVSVQLGDGTRLKGTVLPVATIQNASTAMLMAASVARKAVVLPGGTATSPKTMAKNVLGLVPQALPKAEGRAGLGTGGQKVNGASVVMVQPSKSATGPGAGGGTVISRTQSSLVEAFNKILNSKNLLPAYRPNLSPPAEAGLALPPTGYRCLECGDAFSLEKSLARHYDRRSMRIEVTCNHCARRLVFFNKCSLLLHAREHKDKGLVMQCSHLVMRPVALDQMVGQPDITPLLAVPPALGPPALPALGKGDGAVTSSAITAIAAEPPVLPLSTEPPAVPATSAYTCFRCLECKEQCRDKAGMAAHFQQLGPPAAGATSNVCPTCPMMLPSRCSFSAHQRMHKNRPPHVCPECGGNFLQANFQTHLREACLHFSRRVGYRMIYKCAMCDTVFTHKPLLSSHFDQHLLPQRVSVFKCPSCPLLFAQKRTMLEHLKNTHQSGRVAEETAGKGAGGALLTPKTEPEELAVSRGGAAAPTEESSSSSEEEELPSSPSPPRPTKRPRRELGSKGIKGGGGGPGGWTCGLCHSWFPERDEYVAHMKKEHGKSVKKFPCRLCERSFCSAPSLRRHVRVNHEGIKRVYPCRYCTEGKRTFSSRLILEKHVQVRHGLPLGAQSPGRGSALARGPGARAQGPGRKRRQSSDSCSEEPDSTTPPAKSPRGGPGAGGHGALRYRSSGSAEQSLMGLRVDGGAQQCLDCGLCFASPGSLSRHRFISHKKKRGVGSAAALGLGDGEEEAPPPSRSDPEGGDSPLPASGGALTCKVCGKSCDSPLNLKTHFRTHGMAFIRARQGGSGDN, translated from the exons ATGGGGGACATGAAGACCCCTGATTTTGACGACCTTCTTGCTGCCTTTGACATCCCCGACATTGATGCAAATGAAGCTATCCACTCTGGGCCAGAAGAAAATGAGGGACCAGGAGGCTCAGGGAAGCCAGAACCCAGTGGAGGGGGTGAATCTGGAGAAGCAacagcagcagctgctggggaTGGGCCTGGGGTTTCTGCCCAGGCCTCTGACCATGGCCTACCGCCACCAGACATCTCGGCAGTCAGCGTCATTGTCAAGAACACTGTGTGTCCGGAGCAGTTGGAGTGCCTGGCTGGGAGttcaggaggggaaggggcccGGGCTGGGCGGATGACTAAGGAAGGGCCTGTGGGACCTCGTCTGATGCAAAATGGTTTTGGGGGCCCTGAGCCATCCCTTCCAGGAACCCCCCACTCTCCAGCTCCTCCCAGTGGGGGTACCTGGAAAGAAAAATCCATGGAAGGCAAAGCTTCCCTGGATCTCTTTGCTCATTTTGGGCCTGAGCCAGGGGAGCACCCTgatcctctgcctccctctgcgcCCTCCCCACCTCGGGAAGGGGCCATgaccccacctcctttcccctctccctttgaGCTGGCCCGGGAGAATGGCCCAGCCCTGCTGTCCCCTGGTTCTCCCCCGCCGCTGGGGGCCTTGAAGCAGGACAGCTGCAGCCCTCTtcgtccccagggcctggctcggCCAGGCGCAGGCTCTAGCCCTGAGGCCATGGGCATCCCTGACAGCACCTCGCCTTCCCAGGTTGCTGGGGTGCCCTTCTTCAAGCAGTCTCCAGGGCACCAGAGCCCTCTCGCCTCCCCTAAAGTGCCCGGCTGTCAGTCCCTAAAAGAAGAAGAGGATGAGGGACCAGTGGACAAGTCTCCCCCAGGAAGTCCCCAGAGTCCTTCTAGTGGAGCCGAGGCTGCAGACGAGGACAGCAATGactcccctgcctcttccagctcctctaGGCCTCTCAAGGTGCGGATCAAGACCATTAAAACATCCTGTGGGAACATCACAAGGACTGTAACCCGGGTCCCCTCAGACCCTgatccccctgcccccttggctgAGGCGGGCTTCCTGGCAGAGGCTAGCCTCTTGAAGCTGTCCCCTGCAACCCCGACACCTGAGGGCCCAAAGGTGGTGAGTGTCCAACTGGGTGATGGCACGAGGCTAAAGGGCACAGTGCTCCCTGTGGCCACCATTCAGAACGCAAGTACTGCCATGCTGATGGCGGCCAGCGTGGCCCGCAAAGCTGTGGTTCTGCCTGGGGGCACTGCCACGAGCCCTAAGACGATGGCTAAGAATGTGCTGGGTCTGGTGCCCCAAGCCCTGCCTAAGGCAGAGgggcgggcagggctggggacagggggaCAGAAGGTGAATGGTGCCTCGGTGGTGATGGTGCAGCCTTCCAAGTCGGCCacggggccaggggcagggggtggcacGGTGATCTCACGGACCCAGTCTAGCCTGGTGGAGGCCTTCAACAAGATCCTCAACAGCAAGAACCTGCTGCCTGCCTACCGGCCAAACCTGAGTCCACCGGCTGAGGCCGGGCTGGCCCTGCCACCGACAGGCTACCGCTGCCTGGAGTGTGGGGATGCCTTCTCGCTGGAGAAGAGCCTGGCGCGGCACTACGACCGCCGGAGCATGCGCATCGAGGTCACCTGCAACCACTGCGCCCGGCGCCTGGTCTTCTTCAACAAGTGCAGCCTGCTGCTGCACGCCCGCGAGCACAAGGACAAGGGGCTCGTCATGCAGTGCTCACACCTGGTCATGAGGCCGGTGGCCCTTGACCAGATGGTGGGGCAGCCGGACATCACGCCCCTGCTGGCTGTCCCACCTGCCCTCGGACCTCCAGCTTTGCCTGCTTTGGGCAAGGGGGACGGGGCCGTCACCTCCTCCGCCATTACTGCAATTGCTGCCGAGCCCCCTGTGCTGCCGCTCTCGACGGAGCCACCTGCTGTCCCTGCCACCTCTGCTTACACGTGCTTTCGCTGTCTGGAGTGCAAGGAGCAGTGCCGGGACAAGGCTGGCATGGCCGCCCACTTCCAGCAGCTCGGGCCCCCTGCCGCTGGGGCCACCAGCAAT GTGTGCCCTACCTGCCCCATGATGCTCCCCAGTCGCTGCAGCTTCAGCGCCCACCAGCGCATGCATAAGAACCGACCTCCCCATGTCTGCCCTGAGTGCGGGGGCAACTTCCTGCAAGCCAATTTTCAGACCCATCTCCGGGAGGCCTGTCTGCATTTCTCTCGCCGCGTGGGATACAG GATGATCTACAAGTGCGCCATGTGTGACACGGTCTTCACTCACAaacccctcctctcctcacacTTCGACCAGCACTTGCTGCCCCAGCGTGTCAGTGTTTTTAAGTGCCCGTCTTGTCCTCTGCTTTTTGCCCAAAAAAGGACCATGCTGGAACATCTTAAG AACACCCATCAGTCTGGGCGTGTAGCGGAGGAGACtgctgggaaaggggctgggggtgCCCTTTTGACCCCCAAGACTGAGCCTGAGGAGCTGGCTGTGTCTCGGGGAGGAGCAGCTGCCCCTACCGAGGAGTCGTCCTCATCCTCAGAAGAGGAGGAACTGCCCAGCTCCCCCTCGCCCCCTCGCCCCACCAAACGGCCCCGGCGAGAACTGGGGAGCAAAGGCATCAAGGGCGGAGGTGGGGGCCCTGGAGGCTGGACCTGTGGCCTTTGTCACTCCTGGTTCCCTGAGCGTGATGAGTATGTGGCTCACATGAAGAAGGAGCACGGCAAG TCAGTGAAAAAGTTTCCCTGTCGCCTGTGTGAGCGCTCCTTCTGCTCCGCCCCCAGCCTGAGGCGCCACGTCAGGGTCAATCACGAGGGTATCAAGCGAGTTTACCCATGCAG GTATTGCACAGAGGGAAAACGCACCTTCAGCAGCCGCCTGATCCTGGAGAAACACGTCCAGGTCCGGCACGGCTTGCCGCTTGGGGCCCAGTCCCCAGGCCGGGGGAGTGCCCTGGCTCGGGGCCCCGGTGCCAGAGCCCAG GGGCCAGGACGGAAACGCCGCCAGTCCTCTGACTCTTGCAGCGAGGAGCCTGACAGCACGACGCCTCCAGCCAAGTCCCCGAGAGGTGGCCCCGGGGCAGGAGGCCACGGTGCCCTGCGCTACCGAAGCAGTGGCTCAGCGGAGCAGAGCCTCATGGGGCTGAGGGTGGACGGCGGCGCCCAGCAGTGCCTCGACTGCGGCTTGTGCTTTGCCTCCCCTGGCTCCCTGAGCCGGCACCGTTTCATCAGCCATAAGAAGAAACGGGGTGTGGGTAGTGCcgctgccctgggcctgggggacggggaggaggaggccccCCCTCCTTCCAGGTCTGATCCAGAGGGTGGAGACTCACCGTTGCCTGCTTCTGGAGGCGCGCTGACCTGTAAGGTCTGCGGCAAGAGCTGTGACAGCCCTCTCAACCTCAAGACCCATTTCCGCACACACGGCATGGCATTTATCAGGGCTCGGCAAGGGGGCAGTGGGGACAACTAG
- the ZNF687 gene encoding zinc finger protein 687 isoform X1, producing the protein MGDMKTPDFDDLLAAFDIPDIDANEAIHSGPEENEGPGGSGKPEPSGGGESGEATAAAAGDGPGVSAQASDHGLPPPDISAVSVIVKNTVCPEQLECLAGSSGGEGARAGRMTKEGPVGPRLMQNGFGGPEPSLPGTPHSPAPPSGGTWKEKSMEGKASLDLFAHFGPEPGEHPDPLPPSAPSPPREGAMTPPPFPSPFELARENGPALLSPGSPPPLGALKQDSCSPLRPQGLARPGAGSSPEAMGIPDSTSPSQVAGVPFFKQSPGHQSPLASPKVPGCQSLKEEEDEGPVDKSPPGSPQSPSSGAEAADEDSNDSPASSSSSRPLKVRIKTIKTSCGNITRTVTRVPSDPDPPAPLAEAGFLAEASLLKLSPATPTPEGPKVVSVQLGDGTRLKGTVLPVATIQNASTAMLMAASVARKAVVLPGGTATSPKTMAKNVLGLVPQALPKAEGRAGLGTGGQKVNGASVVMVQPSKSATGPGAGGGTVISRTQSSLVEAFNKILNSKNLLPAYRPNLSPPAEAGLALPPTGYRCLECGDAFSLEKSLARHYDRRSMRIEVTCNHCARRLVFFNKCSLLLHAREHKDKGLVMQCSHLVMRPVALDQMVGQPDITPLLAVPPALGPPALPALGKGDGAVTSSAITAIAAEPPVLPLSTEPPAVPATSAYTCFRCLECKEQCRDKAGMAAHFQQLGPPAAGATSNVCPTCPMMLPSRCSFSAHQRMHKNRPPHVCPECGGNFLQANFQTHLREACLHFSRRVGYRCPSCAVVFGGVNSIKSHIQTSHCEVFHKCPICPMAFKSAPSAHAHLYTQHPSFHTQQAKMIYKCAMCDTVFTHKPLLSSHFDQHLLPQRVSVFKCPSCPLLFAQKRTMLEHLKNTHQSGRVAEETAGKGAGGALLTPKTEPEELAVSRGGAAAPTEESSSSSEEEELPSSPSPPRPTKRPRRELGSKGIKGGGGGPGGWTCGLCHSWFPERDEYVAHMKKEHGKSVKKFPCRLCERSFCSAPSLRRHVRVNHEGIKRVYPCRYCTEGKRTFSSRLILEKHVQVRHGLPLGAQSPGRGSALARGPGARAQGPGRKRRQSSDSCSEEPDSTTPPAKSPRGGPGAGGHGALRYRSSGSAEQSLMGLRVDGGAQQCLDCGLCFASPGSLSRHRFISHKKKRGVGSAAALGLGDGEEEAPPPSRSDPEGGDSPLPASGGALTCKVCGKSCDSPLNLKTHFRTHGMAFIRARQGGSGDN; encoded by the exons ATGGGGGACATGAAGACCCCTGATTTTGACGACCTTCTTGCTGCCTTTGACATCCCCGACATTGATGCAAATGAAGCTATCCACTCTGGGCCAGAAGAAAATGAGGGACCAGGAGGCTCAGGGAAGCCAGAACCCAGTGGAGGGGGTGAATCTGGAGAAGCAacagcagcagctgctggggaTGGGCCTGGGGTTTCTGCCCAGGCCTCTGACCATGGCCTACCGCCACCAGACATCTCGGCAGTCAGCGTCATTGTCAAGAACACTGTGTGTCCGGAGCAGTTGGAGTGCCTGGCTGGGAGttcaggaggggaaggggcccGGGCTGGGCGGATGACTAAGGAAGGGCCTGTGGGACCTCGTCTGATGCAAAATGGTTTTGGGGGCCCTGAGCCATCCCTTCCAGGAACCCCCCACTCTCCAGCTCCTCCCAGTGGGGGTACCTGGAAAGAAAAATCCATGGAAGGCAAAGCTTCCCTGGATCTCTTTGCTCATTTTGGGCCTGAGCCAGGGGAGCACCCTgatcctctgcctccctctgcgcCCTCCCCACCTCGGGAAGGGGCCATgaccccacctcctttcccctctccctttgaGCTGGCCCGGGAGAATGGCCCAGCCCTGCTGTCCCCTGGTTCTCCCCCGCCGCTGGGGGCCTTGAAGCAGGACAGCTGCAGCCCTCTtcgtccccagggcctggctcggCCAGGCGCAGGCTCTAGCCCTGAGGCCATGGGCATCCCTGACAGCACCTCGCCTTCCCAGGTTGCTGGGGTGCCCTTCTTCAAGCAGTCTCCAGGGCACCAGAGCCCTCTCGCCTCCCCTAAAGTGCCCGGCTGTCAGTCCCTAAAAGAAGAAGAGGATGAGGGACCAGTGGACAAGTCTCCCCCAGGAAGTCCCCAGAGTCCTTCTAGTGGAGCCGAGGCTGCAGACGAGGACAGCAATGactcccctgcctcttccagctcctctaGGCCTCTCAAGGTGCGGATCAAGACCATTAAAACATCCTGTGGGAACATCACAAGGACTGTAACCCGGGTCCCCTCAGACCCTgatccccctgcccccttggctgAGGCGGGCTTCCTGGCAGAGGCTAGCCTCTTGAAGCTGTCCCCTGCAACCCCGACACCTGAGGGCCCAAAGGTGGTGAGTGTCCAACTGGGTGATGGCACGAGGCTAAAGGGCACAGTGCTCCCTGTGGCCACCATTCAGAACGCAAGTACTGCCATGCTGATGGCGGCCAGCGTGGCCCGCAAAGCTGTGGTTCTGCCTGGGGGCACTGCCACGAGCCCTAAGACGATGGCTAAGAATGTGCTGGGTCTGGTGCCCCAAGCCCTGCCTAAGGCAGAGgggcgggcagggctggggacagggggaCAGAAGGTGAATGGTGCCTCGGTGGTGATGGTGCAGCCTTCCAAGTCGGCCacggggccaggggcagggggtggcacGGTGATCTCACGGACCCAGTCTAGCCTGGTGGAGGCCTTCAACAAGATCCTCAACAGCAAGAACCTGCTGCCTGCCTACCGGCCAAACCTGAGTCCACCGGCTGAGGCCGGGCTGGCCCTGCCACCGACAGGCTACCGCTGCCTGGAGTGTGGGGATGCCTTCTCGCTGGAGAAGAGCCTGGCGCGGCACTACGACCGCCGGAGCATGCGCATCGAGGTCACCTGCAACCACTGCGCCCGGCGCCTGGTCTTCTTCAACAAGTGCAGCCTGCTGCTGCACGCCCGCGAGCACAAGGACAAGGGGCTCGTCATGCAGTGCTCACACCTGGTCATGAGGCCGGTGGCCCTTGACCAGATGGTGGGGCAGCCGGACATCACGCCCCTGCTGGCTGTCCCACCTGCCCTCGGACCTCCAGCTTTGCCTGCTTTGGGCAAGGGGGACGGGGCCGTCACCTCCTCCGCCATTACTGCAATTGCTGCCGAGCCCCCTGTGCTGCCGCTCTCGACGGAGCCACCTGCTGTCCCTGCCACCTCTGCTTACACGTGCTTTCGCTGTCTGGAGTGCAAGGAGCAGTGCCGGGACAAGGCTGGCATGGCCGCCCACTTCCAGCAGCTCGGGCCCCCTGCCGCTGGGGCCACCAGCAAT GTGTGCCCTACCTGCCCCATGATGCTCCCCAGTCGCTGCAGCTTCAGCGCCCACCAGCGCATGCATAAGAACCGACCTCCCCATGTCTGCCCTGAGTGCGGGGGCAACTTCCTGCAAGCCAATTTTCAGACCCATCTCCGGGAGGCCTGTCTGCATTTCTCTCGCCGCGTGGGATACAG GTGCCCCAGCTGTGCAGTGGTGTTTGGGGGTGTGAACTCTATCAAGTCCCACATCCAGACGTCGCACTGCGAGGTTTTCCACAAGTGCCCCATCTGCCCCATGGCCTTCAAGTCTGCACCCAGCGCCCACGCCCACCTCTATACCCAGCATCCTAGCTTCCACACGCAGCAGGCCAA GATGATCTACAAGTGCGCCATGTGTGACACGGTCTTCACTCACAaacccctcctctcctcacacTTCGACCAGCACTTGCTGCCCCAGCGTGTCAGTGTTTTTAAGTGCCCGTCTTGTCCTCTGCTTTTTGCCCAAAAAAGGACCATGCTGGAACATCTTAAG AACACCCATCAGTCTGGGCGTGTAGCGGAGGAGACtgctgggaaaggggctgggggtgCCCTTTTGACCCCCAAGACTGAGCCTGAGGAGCTGGCTGTGTCTCGGGGAGGAGCAGCTGCCCCTACCGAGGAGTCGTCCTCATCCTCAGAAGAGGAGGAACTGCCCAGCTCCCCCTCGCCCCCTCGCCCCACCAAACGGCCCCGGCGAGAACTGGGGAGCAAAGGCATCAAGGGCGGAGGTGGGGGCCCTGGAGGCTGGACCTGTGGCCTTTGTCACTCCTGGTTCCCTGAGCGTGATGAGTATGTGGCTCACATGAAGAAGGAGCACGGCAAG TCAGTGAAAAAGTTTCCCTGTCGCCTGTGTGAGCGCTCCTTCTGCTCCGCCCCCAGCCTGAGGCGCCACGTCAGGGTCAATCACGAGGGTATCAAGCGAGTTTACCCATGCAG GTATTGCACAGAGGGAAAACGCACCTTCAGCAGCCGCCTGATCCTGGAGAAACACGTCCAGGTCCGGCACGGCTTGCCGCTTGGGGCCCAGTCCCCAGGCCGGGGGAGTGCCCTGGCTCGGGGCCCCGGTGCCAGAGCCCAG GGGCCAGGACGGAAACGCCGCCAGTCCTCTGACTCTTGCAGCGAGGAGCCTGACAGCACGACGCCTCCAGCCAAGTCCCCGAGAGGTGGCCCCGGGGCAGGAGGCCACGGTGCCCTGCGCTACCGAAGCAGTGGCTCAGCGGAGCAGAGCCTCATGGGGCTGAGGGTGGACGGCGGCGCCCAGCAGTGCCTCGACTGCGGCTTGTGCTTTGCCTCCCCTGGCTCCCTGAGCCGGCACCGTTTCATCAGCCATAAGAAGAAACGGGGTGTGGGTAGTGCcgctgccctgggcctgggggacggggaggaggaggccccCCCTCCTTCCAGGTCTGATCCAGAGGGTGGAGACTCACCGTTGCCTGCTTCTGGAGGCGCGCTGACCTGTAAGGTCTGCGGCAAGAGCTGTGACAGCCCTCTCAACCTCAAGACCCATTTCCGCACACACGGCATGGCATTTATCAGGGCTCGGCAAGGGGGCAGTGGGGACAACTAG
- the ZNF687 gene encoding zinc finger protein 687 isoform X3, with protein sequence MGDMKTPDFDDLLAAFDIPDIDANEAIHSGPEENEGPGGSGKPEPSGGGESGEATAAAAGDGPGVSAQASDHGLPPPDISAVSVIVKNTVCPEQLECLAGSSGGEGARAGRMTKEGPVGPRLMQNGFGGPEPSLPGTPHSPAPPSGGTWKEKSMEGKASLDLFAHFGPEPGEHPDPLPPSAPSPPREGAMTPPPFPSPFELARENGPALLSPGSPPPLGALKQDSCSPLRPQGLARPGAGSSPEAMGIPDSTSPSQVAGVPFFKQSPGHQSPLASPKVPGCQSLKEEEDEGPVDKSPPGSPQSPSSGAEAADEDSNDSPASSSSSRPLKVRIKTIKTSCGNITRTVTRVPSDPDPPAPLAEAGFLAEASLLKLSPATPTPEGPKVVSVQLGDGTRLKGTVLPVATIQNASTAMLMAASVARKAVVLPGGTATSPKTMAKNVLGLVPQALPKAEGRAGLGTGGQKVNGASVVMVQPSKSATGPGAGGGTVISRTQSSLVEAFNKILNSKNLLPAYRPNLSPPAEAGLALPPTGYRCLECGDAFSLEKSLARHYDRRSMRIEVTCNHCARRLVFFNKCSLLLHAREHKDKGLVMQCSHLVMRPVALDQMVGQPDITPLLAVPPALGPPALPALGKGDGAVTSSAITAIAAEPPVLPLSTEPPAVPATSAYTCFRCLECKEQCRDKAGMAAHFQQLGPPAAGATSNVCPTCPMMLPSRCSFSAHQRMHKNRPPHVCPECGGNFLQANFQTHLREACLHFSRRVGYRCPSCAVVFGGVNSIKSHIQTSHCEVFHKCPICPMAFKSAPSAHAHLYTQHPSFHTQQAKMIYKCAMCDTVFTHKPLLSSHFDQHLLPQRVSVFKCPSCPLLFAQKRTMLEHLKNTHQSGRVAEETAGKGAGGALLTPKTEPEELAVSRGGAAAPTEESSSSSEEEELPSSPSPPRPTKRPRRELGSKGIKGGGGGPGGWTCGLCHSWFPERDEYVAHMKKEHGKSVKKFPCRLCERSFCSAPSLRRHVRVNHEGIKRVYPCRSEWTEG encoded by the exons ATGGGGGACATGAAGACCCCTGATTTTGACGACCTTCTTGCTGCCTTTGACATCCCCGACATTGATGCAAATGAAGCTATCCACTCTGGGCCAGAAGAAAATGAGGGACCAGGAGGCTCAGGGAAGCCAGAACCCAGTGGAGGGGGTGAATCTGGAGAAGCAacagcagcagctgctggggaTGGGCCTGGGGTTTCTGCCCAGGCCTCTGACCATGGCCTACCGCCACCAGACATCTCGGCAGTCAGCGTCATTGTCAAGAACACTGTGTGTCCGGAGCAGTTGGAGTGCCTGGCTGGGAGttcaggaggggaaggggcccGGGCTGGGCGGATGACTAAGGAAGGGCCTGTGGGACCTCGTCTGATGCAAAATGGTTTTGGGGGCCCTGAGCCATCCCTTCCAGGAACCCCCCACTCTCCAGCTCCTCCCAGTGGGGGTACCTGGAAAGAAAAATCCATGGAAGGCAAAGCTTCCCTGGATCTCTTTGCTCATTTTGGGCCTGAGCCAGGGGAGCACCCTgatcctctgcctccctctgcgcCCTCCCCACCTCGGGAAGGGGCCATgaccccacctcctttcccctctccctttgaGCTGGCCCGGGAGAATGGCCCAGCCCTGCTGTCCCCTGGTTCTCCCCCGCCGCTGGGGGCCTTGAAGCAGGACAGCTGCAGCCCTCTtcgtccccagggcctggctcggCCAGGCGCAGGCTCTAGCCCTGAGGCCATGGGCATCCCTGACAGCACCTCGCCTTCCCAGGTTGCTGGGGTGCCCTTCTTCAAGCAGTCTCCAGGGCACCAGAGCCCTCTCGCCTCCCCTAAAGTGCCCGGCTGTCAGTCCCTAAAAGAAGAAGAGGATGAGGGACCAGTGGACAAGTCTCCCCCAGGAAGTCCCCAGAGTCCTTCTAGTGGAGCCGAGGCTGCAGACGAGGACAGCAATGactcccctgcctcttccagctcctctaGGCCTCTCAAGGTGCGGATCAAGACCATTAAAACATCCTGTGGGAACATCACAAGGACTGTAACCCGGGTCCCCTCAGACCCTgatccccctgcccccttggctgAGGCGGGCTTCCTGGCAGAGGCTAGCCTCTTGAAGCTGTCCCCTGCAACCCCGACACCTGAGGGCCCAAAGGTGGTGAGTGTCCAACTGGGTGATGGCACGAGGCTAAAGGGCACAGTGCTCCCTGTGGCCACCATTCAGAACGCAAGTACTGCCATGCTGATGGCGGCCAGCGTGGCCCGCAAAGCTGTGGTTCTGCCTGGGGGCACTGCCACGAGCCCTAAGACGATGGCTAAGAATGTGCTGGGTCTGGTGCCCCAAGCCCTGCCTAAGGCAGAGgggcgggcagggctggggacagggggaCAGAAGGTGAATGGTGCCTCGGTGGTGATGGTGCAGCCTTCCAAGTCGGCCacggggccaggggcagggggtggcacGGTGATCTCACGGACCCAGTCTAGCCTGGTGGAGGCCTTCAACAAGATCCTCAACAGCAAGAACCTGCTGCCTGCCTACCGGCCAAACCTGAGTCCACCGGCTGAGGCCGGGCTGGCCCTGCCACCGACAGGCTACCGCTGCCTGGAGTGTGGGGATGCCTTCTCGCTGGAGAAGAGCCTGGCGCGGCACTACGACCGCCGGAGCATGCGCATCGAGGTCACCTGCAACCACTGCGCCCGGCGCCTGGTCTTCTTCAACAAGTGCAGCCTGCTGCTGCACGCCCGCGAGCACAAGGACAAGGGGCTCGTCATGCAGTGCTCACACCTGGTCATGAGGCCGGTGGCCCTTGACCAGATGGTGGGGCAGCCGGACATCACGCCCCTGCTGGCTGTCCCACCTGCCCTCGGACCTCCAGCTTTGCCTGCTTTGGGCAAGGGGGACGGGGCCGTCACCTCCTCCGCCATTACTGCAATTGCTGCCGAGCCCCCTGTGCTGCCGCTCTCGACGGAGCCACCTGCTGTCCCTGCCACCTCTGCTTACACGTGCTTTCGCTGTCTGGAGTGCAAGGAGCAGTGCCGGGACAAGGCTGGCATGGCCGCCCACTTCCAGCAGCTCGGGCCCCCTGCCGCTGGGGCCACCAGCAAT GTGTGCCCTACCTGCCCCATGATGCTCCCCAGTCGCTGCAGCTTCAGCGCCCACCAGCGCATGCATAAGAACCGACCTCCCCATGTCTGCCCTGAGTGCGGGGGCAACTTCCTGCAAGCCAATTTTCAGACCCATCTCCGGGAGGCCTGTCTGCATTTCTCTCGCCGCGTGGGATACAG GTGCCCCAGCTGTGCAGTGGTGTTTGGGGGTGTGAACTCTATCAAGTCCCACATCCAGACGTCGCACTGCGAGGTTTTCCACAAGTGCCCCATCTGCCCCATGGCCTTCAAGTCTGCACCCAGCGCCCACGCCCACCTCTATACCCAGCATCCTAGCTTCCACACGCAGCAGGCCAA GATGATCTACAAGTGCGCCATGTGTGACACGGTCTTCACTCACAaacccctcctctcctcacacTTCGACCAGCACTTGCTGCCCCAGCGTGTCAGTGTTTTTAAGTGCCCGTCTTGTCCTCTGCTTTTTGCCCAAAAAAGGACCATGCTGGAACATCTTAAG AACACCCATCAGTCTGGGCGTGTAGCGGAGGAGACtgctgggaaaggggctgggggtgCCCTTTTGACCCCCAAGACTGAGCCTGAGGAGCTGGCTGTGTCTCGGGGAGGAGCAGCTGCCCCTACCGAGGAGTCGTCCTCATCCTCAGAAGAGGAGGAACTGCCCAGCTCCCCCTCGCCCCCTCGCCCCACCAAACGGCCCCGGCGAGAACTGGGGAGCAAAGGCATCAAGGGCGGAGGTGGGGGCCCTGGAGGCTGGACCTGTGGCCTTTGTCACTCCTGGTTCCCTGAGCGTGATGAGTATGTGGCTCACATGAAGAAGGAGCACGGCAAG TCAGTGAAAAAGTTTCCCTGTCGCCTGTGTGAGCGCTCCTTCTGCTCCGCCCCCAGCCTGAGGCGCCACGTCAGGGTCAATCACGAGGGTATCAAGCGAGTTTACCCATGCAG GTCTGAATGGACTGAAGGTTGa